One Solanum lycopersicum chromosome 4, SLM_r2.1 DNA window includes the following coding sequences:
- the LOC101251278 gene encoding monothiol glutaredoxin-S6-like, whose amino-acid sequence MDIVHRLGEESPVVIFSKSNCCMSHSIETLIRNFGANPMVYKLDEIEKGKKMEKALIEMGCNPSTPAIFIGKEFVGGSDEVMSLNVKGKLKELLIKANAIWV is encoded by the coding sequence ATGGATATAGTGCATAGATTAGGAGAAGAAAGCCCAGTGGTGATATTTAGCAAGAGTAATTGTTGCATGTCTCACAGTATCGAAACCCTAATTCGTAATTTTGGGGCGAATCCAATGGTGTATAAGCTTGATGAAATTGAGAAAGGCAAGAAGATGGAGAAAGCTTTGATTGAAATGGGTTGCAATCCTAGTACCCCAGCTATATTTATTGGGAAGGAATTTGTTGGTGGTTCTGATGAAGTGATGAGTCTCAATGTTAAAGGCAAGTTGAAGGAATTGCTTATTAAGGCTAATGCTATTTGGGTATAG